In a single window of the Acidobacteriota bacterium genome:
- a CDS encoding EutN/CcmL family microcompartment protein, which translates to MQIARVIGNVVSTVKNESLHGRKFLIVQTLDADLKPRGNPTIALDAVGAGVGELVFWCRGKEASFPFKRDETPTDCTIVGIIDSDAHVLNKYGKS; encoded by the coding sequence ATGCAGATCGCACGCGTCATCGGAAACGTCGTTTCAACGGTAAAGAACGAATCGCTGCACGGGCGCAAGTTCCTGATCGTGCAGACGCTTGACGCCGATCTGAAGCCAAGAGGCAATCCGACGATAGCTTTGGATGCGGTCGGTGCGGGCGTCGGCGAGCTCGTCTTTTGGTGTCGCGGAAAAGAGGCGTCGTTCCCATTCAAACGCGACGAAACGCCGACCGACTGCACCATCGTCGGGATCATCGATTCGGACGCACACGTTTTGAATAAGTACGGGAAGTCTTGA
- a CDS encoding EutN/CcmL family microcompartment protein, translating to MIIARILGTVVSTQKDERLKGKKLLIVKPINLDGTDQSGYVVAVDTVGAGFHEKVIVVGGSSARLAEGNKDCPVDSAIIGVIDEIDFKV from the coding sequence ATGATCATCGCACGCATTTTAGGCACCGTTGTCTCAACGCAAAAGGACGAACGGCTGAAGGGCAAGAAATTGCTCATCGTAAAGCCGATCAACCTCGACGGCACGGACCAGAGCGGCTATGTCGTTGCGGTCGATACCGTCGGTGCCGGATTTCACGAAAAAGTTATTGTCGTAGGCGGTTCGTCCGCCCGTTTGGCAGAGGGCAATAAGGATTGCCCCGTCGATTCCGCAATTATCGGCGTGATAGATGAGATCGATTTTAAAGTCTAG
- the eutM gene encoding ethanolamine utilization microcompartment protein EutM — translation MQEALGMVETKGLVAMIEAADAMVKAANVQLVSYEKIGAGFVTAIVRGDVAAVKAATDAGAAAARRVGELVSVHVIPRPHSSVDETLPVVRK, via the coding sequence AAAAGGCCTCGTGGCAATGATCGAAGCGGCTGACGCAATGGTCAAAGCGGCGAACGTCCAGCTTGTCAGTTACGAAAAGATCGGTGCCGGTTTTGTGACCGCGATCGTCCGAGGCGACGTTGCAGCCGTTAAGGCAGCGACCGACGCCGGAGCAGCCGCGGCTCGCAGGGTCGGCGAACTGGTCAGCGTCCACGTGATCCCGCGTCCGCATTCCAGCGTTGACGAAACGCTGCCGGTAGTCAGGAAGTAG